A single genomic interval of Oceanithermus profundus DSM 14977 harbors:
- a CDS encoding Lrp/AsnC family transcriptional regulator, which produces MGSRNRSRIDPIDLAILTELQADARISISELARRVGRSAPAVAERVRKLEEAGIIEGYRAQVNPAALGFSVIALIELTTTPAHYDEVGRYAARTPEVQECHFVTGGASFIVRVVARSIDNLRRIIEEMSVYGSTRTSVALASPIIKTRFDLEALVGRED; this is translated from the coding sequence ATGGGTTCACGAAATCGAAGTCGGATCGATCCGATCGATCTGGCCATCCTCACCGAGCTCCAGGCCGACGCCCGCATCTCGATCAGCGAGCTGGCCCGGCGCGTGGGCCGCAGCGCCCCCGCCGTGGCCGAACGCGTGCGCAAACTGGAAGAGGCCGGGATCATCGAGGGCTACCGCGCCCAGGTGAACCCGGCGGCGCTGGGTTTTTCGGTGATCGCGCTGATCGAGCTGACGACCACCCCCGCCCATTACGACGAGGTGGGCCGCTACGCCGCCCGCACCCCCGAGGTGCAGGAGTGCCACTTCGTGACGGGCGGGGCCTCGTTCATCGTGCGGGTGGTCGCGCGCTCGATCGACAACCTGCGCCGCATCATCGAGGAGATGAGCGTCTACGGGAGCACCCGCACCTCGGTGGCCCTGGCCTCCCCGATCATCAAGACCCGCTTCGACCTCGAGGCCCTGGTCGGCCGCGAGGACTAG
- a CDS encoding DUF3108 domain-containing protein: MRRTVVGLALALAAFALAGSDLPEPPPVPWPNGERLVYVLRWKGLVVGHQAIEAVRTGSGWHYAGRVRGGGLAQLVGFDLVSDSYTRRDLFTRRFQRDLTVPGEGRRVLTAVVGQETAVRFVWVTGQVYTFREPQTDVLDDLSVLYYVRVHPEPKPLWLINYPRLVRAPLEPLGVRRLSSPVGRIEAEGYRFEGEGARIEVWYGRNEARWPLRIYFGQQWGGLSAELVRVERIR, translated from the coding sequence ATGCGCCGTACCGTGGTGGGGCTGGCGCTCGCGCTGGCCGCCTTCGCCCTGGCGGGGTCCGACCTGCCCGAGCCTCCGCCCGTCCCCTGGCCCAACGGCGAGCGGCTCGTCTACGTGTTGCGCTGGAAGGGGCTGGTCGTGGGGCACCAGGCCATCGAGGCCGTCCGCACCGGGAGCGGCTGGCACTACGCCGGACGGGTCCGCGGCGGCGGGCTGGCGCAGCTGGTGGGCTTCGACCTGGTCTCGGACTCGTACACCCGGCGCGACCTCTTCACCCGCCGCTTTCAGCGGGACCTGACCGTGCCCGGCGAGGGGCGGCGCGTCCTCACCGCCGTGGTGGGGCAGGAAACCGCGGTGCGCTTCGTCTGGGTCACGGGCCAGGTGTACACCTTCCGCGAGCCACAGACCGACGTGCTGGACGATTTGTCGGTCCTGTATTATGTCAGGGTGCACCCCGAGCCGAAGCCACTTTGGTTGATCAACTACCCCCGTCTGGTTCGGGCCCCGCTCGAGCCCCTGGGGGTGCGGCGGCTTTCGTCGCCCGTCGGCCGGATCGAGGCCGAGGGCTACCGTTTCGAAGGCGAAGGGGCGCGCATCGAGGTGTGGTACGGGCGCAACGAAGCGCGCTGGCCGCTACGCATTTACTTCGGACAGCAGTGGGGCGGACTCTCCGCCGAGCTCGTCCGGGTGGAACGCATCCGTTGA
- the epsC gene encoding serine O-acetyltransferase EpsC, giving the protein MNVSLEELAARLTEGTQELRLERLPRPGVIHEAVERLRSLLFPAGDVESNALAVLREVRAEMVVQVGRALDFARVRALPQTSQPEPQHDSPEALVDAWLERLPEVRRMLELDAQAAYEGDPAATSPEEVACCYPGFLAIAYHRLAHELYRLGVPLVPRAISERAHSLTGIDIHPGARIGERFFIDHGTGIVVGETAVLGRGVSLYQGVTLGAKKFELDEHGNPVKGVPRHPILEDGVIVYAGATILGRVTIGRGSVIGGNVWLTESVPPGSKITHSSEKI; this is encoded by the coding sequence ATGAACGTTTCTTTGGAGGAGCTGGCCGCCCGATTGACGGAGGGCACGCAGGAGCTCCGGCTCGAGCGCCTGCCGCGCCCCGGTGTGATCCACGAAGCCGTGGAGCGGCTGCGGAGCCTGCTCTTTCCCGCGGGCGACGTGGAGTCGAACGCGCTGGCGGTGCTGCGCGAGGTGCGGGCCGAGATGGTGGTCCAGGTGGGCCGGGCGCTCGACTTCGCCCGGGTGCGGGCGCTGCCGCAGACCTCGCAACCCGAACCGCAGCACGACAGCCCCGAGGCCCTCGTGGACGCCTGGCTCGAGCGCCTTCCCGAGGTGCGGCGCATGCTCGAGCTGGACGCGCAGGCCGCCTACGAGGGCGACCCCGCGGCGACGAGCCCCGAGGAGGTGGCCTGCTGCTACCCGGGTTTCCTGGCGATCGCCTACCACCGCCTCGCTCACGAGCTCTACCGCCTGGGGGTGCCGCTGGTGCCCCGGGCCATCAGCGAGCGCGCCCACAGCCTCACCGGGATCGACATCCACCCGGGCGCCCGGATCGGCGAGCGGTTCTTCATCGACCACGGCACCGGCATCGTGGTGGGGGAGACGGCCGTGCTGGGGCGCGGCGTGAGCCTGTACCAGGGGGTGACCCTGGGGGCCAAGAAGTTCGAGCTCGACGAGCACGGCAACCCCGTCAAGGGCGTGCCCCGCCACCCCATCCTGGAGGACGGCGTCATCGTCTACGCCGGGGCGACGATCCTGGGGCGGGTGACGATCGGCCGCGGCTCGGTCATCGGCGGCAACGTCTGGCTTACCGAGAGCGTGCCGCCGGGCAGCAAGATCACCCACAGCAGCGAGAAGATCTAG
- the ald gene encoding alanine dehydrogenase has product MKIGVPKEIKTLENRVAMTPGGVESLVKRGHEVWVERGAGVGSGLADAEYEAAGARLVSAEEAWSTEMVVKVKEPLPEEYKYLRSDLILFTYLHLAASEELTRAMLESGVIGIAYETVQTEDGALPLLVPMSEVAGRMATQEGAKYLEKSFGGRGVLLGGVPGVAPADVVILGGGTVGINAAKIAVGMGAHVTILDVNHARLQYLDDVFAGRLTTLTSTEANIKKAVRYADVLIGAVLIPGAKAPHLVTREMLPTMKEGSVIVDVAVDQGGCVETIKPTTHAEPTYVIDGVVHYGVANMPGAVPRTSTFALTNQTLPYALKLAEKGVAALEEDPALLKGLNTYHGRLTYAAVAEAFGLPYTPPEDALNG; this is encoded by the coding sequence ATGAAGATCGGAGTACCCAAGGAGATCAAGACGCTGGAGAACCGCGTGGCCATGACCCCTGGAGGCGTGGAGAGCCTGGTCAAGCGGGGGCACGAGGTCTGGGTCGAGCGCGGCGCGGGCGTGGGTTCGGGGCTGGCCGACGCCGAGTACGAGGCCGCCGGGGCCCGGCTCGTGAGCGCCGAGGAGGCCTGGAGCACCGAGATGGTGGTCAAGGTCAAGGAGCCGCTGCCCGAGGAGTACAAGTACCTGCGCTCCGACCTGATCCTCTTTACCTACCTGCACCTGGCGGCGAGCGAGGAGCTGACCCGGGCGATGCTCGAGTCGGGCGTGATCGGCATCGCCTACGAGACGGTGCAGACCGAGGACGGCGCGCTGCCGCTGCTCGTGCCGATGAGCGAGGTGGCCGGGCGCATGGCCACCCAGGAGGGCGCGAAGTACCTGGAGAAGTCGTTCGGCGGCCGCGGGGTGCTGCTCGGCGGGGTGCCGGGCGTGGCCCCGGCCGACGTGGTGATCCTGGGCGGCGGCACCGTGGGCATCAACGCCGCCAAGATTGCCGTGGGCATGGGGGCCCATGTGACGATCCTGGACGTCAACCACGCCCGCCTGCAGTACCTCGACGACGTCTTCGCGGGGCGCCTGACCACGCTGACCTCGACCGAGGCCAACATCAAGAAGGCGGTGCGCTACGCCGACGTGCTGATCGGCGCCGTGCTCATCCCCGGGGCCAAGGCGCCGCACCTGGTGACCCGCGAGATGCTGCCGACGATGAAGGAAGGCTCGGTGATCGTGGACGTGGCCGTGGACCAGGGCGGCTGCGTGGAGACGATCAAGCCCACGACCCACGCCGAGCCCACCTACGTCATCGACGGGGTGGTGCACTACGGCGTGGCCAACATGCCCGGCGCGGTGCCGCGCACCAGCACCTTCGCCCTCACCAACCAGACCCTGCCCTACGCCCTCAAGCTGGCCGAGAAGGGCGTGGCGGCGCTCGAGGAGGACCCCGCGCTCCTGAAGGGCCTGAACACCTACCACGGCCGGCTCACCTACGCCGCCGTGGCCGAGGCCTTCGGCCTCCCCTACACCCCGCCCGAGGACGCGCTGAACGGCTGA
- a CDS encoding Asp23/Gls24 family envelope stress response protein, with protein sequence MKGNITVTEQALAAIVGLAAHEVPGVVGMSPVGIRDGLSRILGRSEASQGVVIKADPAKPGHYQADLYVVVAFGVKVPTVVEGIAERAEWAAEKLAGVKLERVHVHVVGVSRG encoded by the coding sequence ATGAAGGGGAACATCACCGTAACCGAACAGGCCCTGGCGGCCATCGTGGGGCTGGCGGCCCACGAGGTCCCGGGCGTGGTGGGCATGAGCCCGGTGGGCATCCGTGACGGCCTCAGCCGCATCCTGGGCCGCAGCGAGGCCAGCCAGGGGGTCGTCATCAAGGCCGACCCCGCCAAGCCGGGCCACTACCAGGCCGACCTCTACGTCGTCGTGGCCTTCGGGGTCAAGGTGCCGACCGTGGTCGAGGGCATCGCCGAGCGCGCCGAATGGGCGGCCGAGAAGCTGGCCGGGGTGAAGCTCGAGCGCGTGCACGTCCACGTCGTGGGGGTCAGCCGTGGATAG
- a CDS encoding enoyl-CoA hydratase/isomerase family protein produces the protein MSENLVLRHDHGRVRLLTLNDPERRNPLSDALADALEAELAAAERDPEVRAVVLTGAGKAFSAGADLAFLKRVRAETAEANLAHSQRLADLFLRVYTFPKPTLAAVNGPAVAGGAGLATACDLVVMDEAARIGYTEVKIGFVAALVGVLLVRAVGEKHARELLLGGDLVDAATAYRMGLVNRVAAAGESVDEALAWAARLAENAPSSLALTKQLLASFYGMGLEDALRYAAAAGAWIRQSEDLREGLDAFFEKRRPRF, from the coding sequence ATGAGCGAAAACCTGGTTCTCCGCCACGACCACGGCCGCGTCCGGCTGCTCACCCTGAACGACCCCGAGCGTAGAAACCCGCTTTCCGACGCGCTGGCGGACGCACTGGAGGCCGAGCTCGCGGCCGCCGAGCGCGACCCCGAGGTGCGGGCCGTGGTGCTGACCGGCGCCGGCAAGGCCTTCTCCGCGGGGGCCGACCTGGCCTTCCTGAAACGCGTCCGCGCCGAGACCGCCGAGGCCAACCTGGCCCACTCCCAGCGGCTCGCCGACCTCTTCCTGCGCGTCTACACCTTTCCCAAGCCCACCCTCGCCGCCGTCAACGGCCCGGCGGTGGCGGGCGGGGCGGGGCTTGCGACCGCCTGTGACCTGGTGGTGATGGACGAGGCGGCGCGCATCGGCTACACCGAGGTGAAGATCGGCTTCGTGGCCGCGCTGGTGGGGGTGCTGCTGGTGCGGGCGGTGGGCGAGAAGCACGCCCGCGAGCTGCTGCTCGGCGGCGACCTGGTCGACGCCGCCACGGCCTACCGCATGGGCCTCGTCAACCGGGTGGCGGCTGCGGGCGAGAGCGTGGACGAGGCGCTCGCCTGGGCCGCGCGGCTGGCCGAGAACGCCCCCAGCTCGCTGGCGCTCACCAAGCAGCTGCTGGCCTCGTTCTACGGCATGGGCCTGGAGGACGCGCTGCGCTACGCCGCCGCCGCCGGCGCCTGGATCCGCCAGAGCGAGGACCTGCGCGAAGGCCTCGACGCCTTCTTCGAGAAGCGCAGGCCCCGCTTCTAG
- a CDS encoding 3D domain-containing protein, protein MRWMRTLALLTLAVALPLGVQASGPEVLVLKATAYTSSVRETDSTPFVTATGARTRFGIIAVSRDLLGSDLPYGSKVKIEDLGEWRTGRGKGRFDAMLKDVVFVVEDTMHKRKRQQIDVWMPDRSLALKWGVRRVRITVLQRGR, encoded by the coding sequence ATGCGGTGGATGCGAACGCTGGCTCTGTTGACGCTCGCCGTGGCGTTGCCGCTGGGCGTGCAGGCGTCGGGGCCCGAAGTGCTCGTGCTCAAGGCGACCGCGTACACCTCGTCGGTGCGCGAAACCGACTCGACCCCGTTCGTCACCGCCACCGGGGCGCGGACGCGCTTCGGCATCATCGCCGTGAGCCGCGACCTGCTCGGTTCCGACCTCCCCTACGGCTCCAAGGTCAAGATCGAGGACCTGGGCGAATGGCGCACGGGCCGCGGCAAGGGCCGCTTCGACGCCATGCTCAAGGACGTCGTCTTCGTCGTCGAGGACACCATGCACAAGCGCAAGCGGCAGCAGATCGACGTCTGGATGCCCGACCGCTCGCTCGCGCTCAAGTGGGGGGTGCGGCGGGTCCGCATCACCGTGCTCCAGCGCGGGCGGTAG
- a CDS encoding DAK2 domain-containing protein, translating into MDSWTPERLASAFRFATDWFAVYVEEVNALNVYPVPDGDTGTNMHLTLQSVRRELDLCDNTKMREVARALAYGSLLGARGNSGVILSQLLKGFSETIKRSPAVTPELLAEALEAGAQSAYRAVMKPVEGTILTVARGVAEGAAAAVKEGADSLEAVLAGALERGRELLEQTPEMLPVLKTAGVVDAGGKGYLYLVEGLEGYVLEKPLPEPPKIEKYAQEAFEEEEYGYCTEFLMEDVKEPIEKIRELVAPFGDSLLVVGAEGFVKGHIHTNEPDALLATVARYGRMKRTKVEDMSEQHSEILSAVGAADEAPPPTGLVAVASGWGVIKAFRGLGARIVAGGQTQNPSVQDILDAIKSLPNPEVIVLPNNKNVILAAEKAAELAEKEGKKVHVVPTRTLGQGLAAAVLYAPESDAAGLVEEMKEAAAHAVTFEVTRASRDAVVEEVGEVSEGQVIGLRDGKLAVVADDPDEALLNLLKLTLDGADDYEILTLFHSPAVPEEKVRALVEKIESAYEDLDVEVHPGGPDLYDYLAVLE; encoded by the coding sequence GTGGATAGCTGGACCCCCGAGCGGCTGGCCAGCGCCTTCCGCTTCGCCACCGACTGGTTCGCCGTCTACGTGGAGGAGGTCAACGCCCTCAACGTCTACCCCGTCCCCGACGGCGACACCGGCACCAACATGCACCTCACCCTGCAGTCGGTGCGGCGCGAGCTCGACCTCTGCGACAACACCAAGATGCGCGAGGTGGCGCGGGCGCTCGCCTACGGCAGCCTGCTGGGGGCGCGCGGCAACTCGGGCGTCATCCTCTCGCAGCTGCTGAAGGGCTTTTCCGAGACGATCAAGCGCAGCCCCGCGGTGACCCCCGAGCTGCTCGCCGAGGCCCTCGAGGCCGGGGCGCAGTCGGCTTACCGCGCGGTGATGAAGCCCGTCGAGGGCACCATCCTCACCGTGGCCCGGGGCGTGGCCGAGGGCGCGGCCGCGGCCGTGAAGGAGGGGGCCGACAGCCTGGAGGCGGTGCTCGCGGGGGCGCTGGAGCGCGGCCGCGAGCTGCTCGAGCAGACCCCGGAGATGCTGCCGGTGCTCAAGACCGCGGGCGTCGTCGACGCCGGCGGCAAGGGCTACCTCTACCTCGTCGAGGGGCTCGAGGGGTACGTGCTGGAAAAGCCCCTGCCCGAGCCCCCCAAGATCGAGAAGTACGCCCAGGAAGCCTTCGAGGAAGAAGAGTACGGCTACTGCACCGAGTTCCTAATGGAGGACGTCAAGGAGCCCATCGAGAAGATCCGCGAGCTCGTCGCGCCCTTCGGCGACTCGCTCCTCGTCGTGGGGGCCGAGGGGTTCGTCAAGGGGCACATCCACACCAACGAGCCCGACGCCCTGCTGGCCACCGTGGCGCGCTACGGCAGGATGAAGCGCACCAAGGTGGAGGACATGTCCGAGCAGCACTCGGAGATCCTCTCGGCGGTGGGCGCCGCCGACGAGGCTCCTCCGCCCACGGGGCTGGTGGCCGTCGCCAGCGGTTGGGGCGTGATCAAGGCCTTCCGCGGCCTGGGGGCGCGCATCGTCGCCGGGGGGCAGACGCAGAACCCCAGCGTGCAGGACATTCTCGACGCCATCAAGAGCCTGCCCAACCCCGAGGTGATCGTGCTGCCCAACAACAAGAACGTGATCCTCGCCGCCGAAAAGGCCGCCGAGCTGGCCGAGAAGGAGGGCAAGAAGGTGCACGTCGTGCCCACCCGCACCCTGGGCCAGGGGCTGGCCGCGGCGGTGCTCTACGCCCCCGAGTCGGACGCCGCGGGCCTGGTGGAGGAGATGAAGGAGGCGGCCGCGCACGCCGTGACCTTCGAGGTGACCCGCGCCAGCCGCGACGCGGTCGTCGAGGAGGTGGGCGAGGTCAGCGAGGGGCAGGTGATCGGGCTGCGCGACGGGAAGCTCGCGGTGGTGGCCGACGATCCCGACGAGGCGCTCTTGAACCTGCTCAAGCTGACGCTGGACGGCGCGGACGACTACGAGATCCTCACCCTCTTTCACAGCCCCGCGGTTCCCGAGGAGAAGGTTCGCGCGCTGGTGGAGAAGATCGAGTCCGCCTACGAGGACCTGGACGTTGAGGTGCACCCCGGCGGGCCGGACCTCTACGACTACCTGGCGGTGCTCGAGTGA
- a CDS encoding polyphosphate kinase 2 family protein: protein MDVSRYRVPPGSGFDPEAWPTREDDDFAGGKKEAKKELARLAVRLGELQARLYAEGRQALLIVLQGMDTAGKDGTIRHVFRAVNPQGVRVTSFKKPTALELAHDYLWRVHRHAPARGEIGIFNRSHYEDVLVVRVHELVPPEVWGRRYDHINAFERLLADEGTRIVKFFLHISKDEQKRRLEARLENPRKHWKFNPADLSERARWGDYAAAYAEALSRTSSDRAPWYAVPADRKWQRNRIVAQVLVDALEAMDPRFPRVDFDPASVRVE from the coding sequence ATGGACGTTTCCCGGTACCGCGTTCCTCCGGGCTCGGGCTTCGACCCCGAAGCCTGGCCCACCCGCGAGGACGACGACTTCGCGGGCGGCAAGAAGGAAGCCAAGAAGGAGCTGGCCCGCCTGGCGGTCCGGCTGGGCGAGCTGCAGGCGCGGCTCTACGCCGAGGGCCGGCAGGCGCTCTTGATCGTGCTCCAGGGGATGGACACCGCCGGCAAGGACGGCACCATCCGCCACGTCTTCCGGGCGGTGAACCCCCAGGGGGTGCGGGTGACCTCGTTCAAGAAACCCACGGCGCTGGAGCTGGCCCACGACTACCTCTGGCGGGTGCACCGGCATGCGCCCGCCCGCGGCGAGATCGGCATCTTCAACCGCAGCCACTACGAAGACGTGCTTGTGGTGCGGGTGCATGAACTGGTGCCGCCGGAGGTCTGGGGGCGGCGCTACGACCACATCAACGCCTTCGAGCGGCTGCTTGCCGACGAGGGCACCCGCATCGTCAAGTTCTTTTTGCACATCTCCAAAGACGAGCAGAAGCGCCGGCTCGAGGCCCGGCTGGAAAACCCCAGGAAGCACTGGAAGTTCAACCCCGCGGACCTCTCCGAGCGGGCCCGCTGGGGCGACTACGCCGCCGCCTACGCCGAGGCGCTCTCGCGCACCAGCAGCGACCGCGCCCCCTGGTACGCGGTGCCTGCCGACCGCAAGTGGCAGCGCAACCGCATCGTCGCCCAGGTGCTGGTCGACGCCCTGGAGGCCATGGACCCCCGCTTCCCGCGGGTGGACTTCGACCCCGCCTCCGTGCGCGTGGAGTAG
- a CDS encoding Ig-like domain-containing protein, with the protein MRKLLPYLLLIAAFAGCGRTPPPDTTPPELLSAFPGDGYRGFQAGEQIVLEFSEPMDTASVEAAFVLTRDGATAWPVTYAWEDGGRRVRIQPNPPLPYSPNSDDETFLWKLADTAKDPAGNPLPRSHQARFTTLRTLTTRLPAEAIDGMTFAPSGTVELSNSTATYAWVGDRDTGKCAYAFFSFDPGALPADLVSLKDAALVVYASGAAGTPYADLGGALELDHVDYGETLEDADADLPPLTDANGDPETRQVATAWTSGWYAVPVLQDWLRRDLEAGRAHFQVRYRFPVCSDGDGQHDYLTLVTSEDTNGNAPYVYVEFLAP; encoded by the coding sequence ATGCGCAAGCTACTGCCCTACTTGCTTCTGATTGCGGCCTTCGCAGGCTGCGGACGCACCCCGCCCCCCGACACCACGCCGCCCGAGCTGCTCTCGGCTTTCCCGGGCGACGGCTACCGCGGCTTCCAGGCGGGCGAGCAGATCGTGCTCGAGTTCAGCGAACCCATGGACACCGCCTCCGTCGAAGCCGCCTTCGTGCTCACGCGCGACGGCGCGACCGCGTGGCCGGTGACCTACGCCTGGGAGGACGGCGGCCGCCGCGTCCGCATCCAGCCCAACCCGCCGCTGCCCTACAGCCCCAACAGCGACGACGAAACCTTCCTCTGGAAGCTGGCGGACACCGCCAAGGACCCCGCCGGCAACCCCCTGCCGCGGTCCCACCAGGCCCGTTTCACGACGCTGCGCACGCTCACGACCCGGCTCCCCGCCGAGGCCATCGACGGCATGACCTTCGCGCCCTCGGGCACCGTCGAGCTGAGCAACTCGACCGCAACCTACGCCTGGGTCGGCGACCGCGACACCGGCAAGTGCGCCTACGCCTTCTTCTCCTTCGACCCGGGCGCGCTCCCGGCGGACCTCGTCTCCCTGAAGGACGCCGCCCTCGTCGTTTACGCCAGTGGAGCGGCCGGCACCCCTTATGCCGACCTGGGCGGGGCGCTCGAGCTCGACCACGTGGACTACGGCGAAACCCTGGAGGACGCCGACGCCGACCTGCCGCCGCTCACCGACGCGAACGGCGACCCCGAGACCCGCCAGGTGGCCACGGCCTGGACGAGCGGCTGGTACGCCGTACCCGTGCTGCAGGACTGGCTGCGTCGAGACCTCGAGGCGGGCCGGGCGCACTTCCAGGTTCGTTACCGTTTCCCCGTCTGCAGCGACGGCGACGGTCAGCACGATTATCTAACCCTCGTCACCAGCGAGGACACGAACGGCAACGCCCCCTACGTCTACGTCGAGTTCCTGGCGCCCTGA
- a CDS encoding SDR family NAD(P)-dependent oxidoreductase: MSGKRFQRVWITGGSSGIGRALARHYARQGAYVLVSGRSAERLEEVARETGGAAYPLDVTDAEAVARTVAAVWEDAGPLDLAVLNAGAAFKRAGRDDTAENLRKHLDVNLLGVAYALDALRPRMRAAGGGTIALVGSLAGYVGLPRTSGYGTSKAALGYYAEALWAELQRENIDLKLVSPGFVKTPIVAANEFPMPFMLEADEAARIIARGLAGRAFEVAFPRRLAWPLRLLRALPASWRVRLIAAAERAAAPKGGRNGERKA, translated from the coding sequence ATGAGCGGAAAAAGGTTCCAACGGGTTTGGATCACCGGGGGCTCGAGCGGCATCGGGCGGGCCCTGGCGCGGCACTACGCCCGCCAGGGGGCGTACGTGCTGGTCTCGGGGCGCAGCGCGGAGCGCCTGGAGGAGGTGGCGCGCGAAACCGGCGGCGCGGCCTACCCGCTCGACGTCACCGACGCCGAGGCGGTGGCGCGGACGGTGGCCGCCGTCTGGGAGGACGCCGGCCCCCTGGACCTGGCCGTCCTGAACGCGGGGGCGGCGTTCAAGCGCGCCGGGCGCGACGACACCGCGGAAAACCTCAGGAAACACCTCGACGTCAACCTGCTGGGCGTGGCCTACGCCCTCGACGCCCTCAGGCCGCGCATGCGCGCCGCCGGTGGGGGCACGATCGCGCTGGTGGGTTCGCTGGCCGGCTACGTGGGCCTGCCGCGCACCAGCGGCTACGGCACCAGCAAGGCGGCGCTCGGCTACTACGCCGAGGCGCTGTGGGCCGAGCTGCAGCGTGAGAACATCGACTTGAAGCTCGTGAGCCCCGGCTTCGTGAAGACGCCGATCGTCGCCGCCAACGAGTTCCCCATGCCCTTCATGCTCGAGGCGGACGAGGCGGCGCGCATCATTGCCCGCGGGCTGGCGGGCCGCGCCTTCGAGGTGGCCTTCCCGCGCCGGCTGGCCTGGCCGCTGCGCCTCCTGCGGGCGCTGCCGGCGAGCTGGCGGGTGCGCCTGATCGCCGCGGCCGAACGCGCGGCCGCCCCGAAGGGCGGCCGCAATGGGGAGCGGAAAGCCTAG
- a CDS encoding Ig-like domain-containing protein — translation MSMRKVFVRILPAALVLALVACGPQGAAPPQVLSFYPPDGYHGFRRGEAVAIAFSEPMDAAATEAAFQLLDPHGAPVAVTFTWEDGGRRLRATPTDPVAYSPDDQYLNYRYLLSTGARSQQGVALEAGLDVTFSTLRTLTVVRDSVAALDGAVSARGFVYNDPNDPSLYPTARTGDTAADIGVRSFFAFDLNGLTFDPSDVAFAHLSLYNNAVYGAPFGPAALGNLIPERVEYLDDGSLDAGDYAAEAAAGADPVVAWPTGEAVEVAVDDWVRSAMSAGDRYLQVRLRFEQESDNDGNEDSVNPTTGEHGDRPPRLEIGYYAP, via the coding sequence ATGAGCATGCGCAAGGTCTTCGTCCGTATCCTCCCGGCGGCCCTGGTCCTGGCCCTGGTGGCCTGCGGACCTCAGGGCGCGGCCCCGCCCCAGGTGCTGAGCTTCTACCCGCCCGACGGCTACCACGGCTTCCGCCGCGGCGAGGCCGTGGCGATCGCCTTCAGCGAACCCATGGACGCCGCGGCCACCGAAGCGGCCTTCCAGCTGCTCGACCCGCACGGGGCCCCGGTGGCGGTGACCTTCACCTGGGAAGACGGCGGCCGCCGCCTGCGGGCCACCCCGACCGACCCCGTGGCCTACAGTCCTGACGACCAGTACCTGAACTACCGCTACCTGCTCTCGACCGGCGCCCGTTCCCAGCAAGGCGTGGCGCTCGAGGCGGGGCTGGACGTGACCTTCAGCACCCTGCGGACGCTGACCGTGGTGCGCGACTCCGTGGCCGCCCTCGACGGCGCGGTTTCGGCACGGGGTTTCGTCTACAACGACCCCAACGACCCCTCCCTCTACCCCACGGCCCGCACCGGGGACACCGCGGCCGACATCGGCGTGCGCAGCTTCTTCGCTTTCGACCTGAACGGGCTGACCTTCGACCCCTCCGACGTCGCCTTCGCTCACCTGAGCCTGTACAACAACGCAGTCTACGGGGCGCCGTTCGGCCCGGCCGCGCTGGGCAACCTGATTCCCGAGCGGGTCGAGTACCTGGACGACGGTAGCCTCGACGCCGGCGACTATGCGGCCGAAGCCGCAGCCGGCGCGGACCCGGTGGTCGCCTGGCCAACGGGCGAGGCGGTCGAGGTGGCGGTGGACGACTGGGTCAGGAGCGCAATGAGCGCCGGCGACCGCTACCTGCAGGTGCGGCTGCGCTTCGAGCAGGAGAGCGACAACGACGGCAACGAGGACAGCGTCAACCCGACCACCGGCGAGCACGGCGACCGCCCGCCGCGGCTCGAGATCGGCTACTACGCACCTTGA